One region of Pseudomonas glycinae genomic DNA includes:
- a CDS encoding DUF6124 family protein, translated as MKKPVPNPPADIDPTDPTDQPDPVSPYASVDSKKLHDAAHRALDFYLNPKAEKPRNSVDRGMQMFKVDPDINPEAIAIQTYETFSSVSILLLDLADSLDDKPRHLAMAIYQLSEMGLLLAERTLDNERAIAVA; from the coding sequence GCGGACATCGATCCAACGGACCCGACCGACCAACCCGATCCGGTCTCTCCCTACGCCTCCGTCGATTCAAAAAAACTCCACGACGCGGCCCACCGGGCCCTCGATTTCTACCTCAATCCCAAGGCCGAAAAACCGCGCAACTCGGTGGATCGCGGCATGCAGATGTTCAAGGTCGACCCGGACATCAACCCCGAGGCGATCGCCATCCAGACCTACGAGACCTTTTCCTCGGTCAGCATCCTGCTGCTCGACCTGGCCGATAGCCTGGACGACAAGCCGCGGCATCTGGCGATGGCGATCTATCAATTGAGCGAGATGGGGTTGCTGCTGGCAGAGAGGACGCTGGATAACGAGCGGGCGATTGCTGTTGCCTAA
- a CDS encoding PilZ domain-containing protein has protein sequence MFTDRRIERHQLPYFLRVFNRVTDKPIGFLGNVSEDGLMLISQLPMMLGAEFNLRLKIPMGDGCQQVIDLTACCLWCHEDATPHHYDAGFSLYRTPPEYGQLVEALKQYFSFQPLPASA, from the coding sequence ATGTTTACCGACCGTCGAATCGAACGGCACCAGCTGCCGTATTTTCTGCGAGTGTTCAACCGCGTCACCGACAAACCCATCGGCTTTCTGGGCAATGTGTCCGAAGACGGTTTGATGCTCATCAGCCAGTTGCCGATGATGCTCGGTGCCGAATTCAACCTGCGCCTTAAAATCCCCATGGGCGATGGCTGTCAGCAGGTCATCGACCTGACGGCGTGCTGCCTGTGGTGCCACGAAGACGCGACCCCCCATCATTACGACGCCGGCTTCAGCCTGTACCGCACGCCGCCCGAATACGGGCAACTGGTCGAGGCGCTGAAGCAGTACTTCAGTTTTCAGCCGTTGCCGGCCTCGGCCTGA
- a CDS encoding tetratricopeptide repeat protein has protein sequence MRFVPIAALALSVLAVTGCTRWSMNHHLNNAYSAYDRGNCEQVMLELSKVERASRARPYVWPEVSMMRGQCLERQKMFVDAAQTYQFIIASYPNSEYAYRARARLETLQSLGHYPTRSAAAVVRPTRF, from the coding sequence ATGCGATTCGTGCCCATTGCCGCCCTTGCCCTCAGCGTCCTCGCCGTCACGGGCTGCACCCGTTGGTCGATGAACCATCATTTGAACAACGCCTACAGCGCCTACGACCGGGGCAATTGCGAGCAGGTGATGCTCGAACTGTCCAAGGTCGAACGCGCCAGTCGTGCCCGCCCGTATGTGTGGCCGGAAGTGTCGATGATGCGCGGTCAGTGCCTGGAGCGGCAGAAGATGTTCGTCGATGCGGCGCAGACCTATCAGTTCATCATCGCCTCGTACCCCAACAGCGAATACGCCTACCGCGCCCGCGCGCGTCTGGAAACCCTGCAGAGCCTGGGCCATTACCCGACCCGCAGCGCGGCGGCAGTGGTGCGTCCGACCCGCTTCTGA
- the pyk gene encoding pyruvate kinase: MSVRRTKIVATLGPASNSPEVLEQLILAGLDVARLNFSHGTPDEHKARAKLVRDLAAKHGRFVALLGDLQGPKIRIAKFANKRIELKIGDKFTFSTSHPLTEGNQQVVGIDYPDLVKDCGVGDELLLDDGRVVMRVETATATELHCVVTIGGPLSDHKGINRRGGGLTAPALTEKDKADIKLAAEMEVDYLAVSFPRDAADMNYARQLRDEAGGTAWLVAKIERAEAVADDETLDGLIKASDAVMVARGDLGVEIGDAELVGIQKKIILHARRHNKAVIVATQMMESMIQNPMPTRAEVSDVANAVLDYTDAVMLSAESAAGAYPLEAVQAMARICVGAEKHPTSKTSSHRIGKEFERCDESIALATMYTANHFPGVKAIIALTESGYTPLIMSRIRSSVPIYCFTPHREAQARAAMFRGVYTVPFDPASLAPNEVSQKAIDELVKRGVVEKGDWVILTKGDSYHTTGGTNGMKILHVGDPQV, from the coding sequence ATGTCCGTCCGTCGTACCAAAATCGTCGCTACCCTTGGCCCGGCCAGTAACTCGCCGGAAGTTCTCGAACAGCTGATTCTGGCTGGCCTGGACGTCGCCCGTCTGAACTTCTCCCACGGCACCCCCGACGAGCACAAGGCTCGCGCGAAGCTGGTGCGTGACCTCGCTGCCAAGCACGGCCGCTTCGTCGCCCTGCTGGGTGACCTGCAAGGCCCGAAAATCCGAATCGCCAAATTCGCCAACAAGCGCATCGAGCTGAAGATCGGTGACAAGTTCACCTTCTCCACCAGCCATCCGCTGACCGAAGGCAACCAGCAGGTGGTCGGCATCGACTACCCGGACCTGGTCAAGGACTGCGGCGTGGGCGACGAGCTGCTGCTCGACGACGGCCGTGTGGTGATGCGCGTTGAAACCGCCACCGCCACCGAACTGCACTGTGTCGTGACCATCGGCGGCCCGCTGTCCGACCATAAAGGCATCAACCGTCGCGGTGGCGGCCTGACCGCGCCGGCCCTGACTGAAAAAGACAAGGCCGACATCAAGCTCGCCGCCGAAATGGAAGTCGACTATCTCGCCGTGTCCTTCCCGCGAGACGCTGCCGACATGAACTACGCCCGTCAACTGCGCGACGAAGCCGGCGGCACCGCCTGGCTGGTGGCGAAGATCGAACGCGCCGAGGCCGTGGCCGACGACGAAACCCTCGACGGTCTGATCAAGGCTTCCGACGCGGTGATGGTTGCCCGTGGTGACCTGGGTGTGGAAATCGGCGATGCCGAACTGGTGGGTATCCAGAAGAAAATCATTCTGCACGCACGCCGCCACAACAAGGCGGTGATCGTGGCGACCCAGATGATGGAGTCGATGATCCAGAACCCGATGCCGACCCGCGCCGAAGTGTCCGACGTGGCCAACGCCGTGCTCGACTACACCGACGCCGTGATGCTGTCGGCCGAGTCCGCTGCCGGCGCTTATCCGCTGGAAGCCGTGCAGGCGATGGCGCGCATCTGCGTCGGCGCTGAAAAGCACCCGACCAGCAAGACCTCCAGCCACCGCATCGGCAAGGAATTCGAGCGCTGCGACGAAAGCATCGCACTGGCGACCATGTACACCGCCAACCACTTCCCGGGCGTGAAAGCGATCATCGCGCTGACCGAAAGCGGCTACACCCCACTGATCATGTCGCGTATCCGTTCGTCGGTGCCGATCTACTGCTTTACCCCGCACCGCGAAGCCCAGGCCCGCGCAGCGATGTTCCGTGGCGTGTACACCGTGCCGTTCGACCCGGCTTCGCTGGCCCCGAACGAAGTCAGCCAGAAAGCCATCGACGAGCTGGTCAAGCGCGGCGTGGTTGAGAAAGGCGACTGGGTCATCCTGACCAAGGGCGACAGCTACCACACCACCGGCGGCACCAACGGCATGAAAATCCTGCACGTGGGCGACCCGCAGGTCTGA
- a CDS encoding enoyl-CoA hydratase-related protein: protein MPDAILLHRERGLLTLRLNRPDKKNALTRAMYSQLADALKQADRDPEINAVLITGSAECFTAGNDIADFIQQPPSDLDSPVFHFMLNLLECRKPVIAAVAGAAVGIGTTLLLHCDLVYVARDARLRMPFVNLGLCPEFGSSLILPRLLGQAKASELLLLGEGFTGEQAAQWSIATEALGSGEAALAKAREMALRFDELPAEAVRISKQLMRAPDRELIRKVIKEEGALFTQRLRSPEALAALTGFIKRH from the coding sequence ATGCCCGACGCCATCCTGCTGCACCGCGAACGCGGTTTGCTGACCCTGCGCCTCAACCGCCCGGACAAGAAAAACGCCCTGACCCGCGCCATGTACAGCCAATTGGCCGACGCGCTGAAACAGGCCGACCGCGACCCCGAAATCAACGCGGTACTGATCACCGGCAGCGCCGAGTGCTTCACCGCCGGCAACGACATCGCCGACTTCATCCAGCAACCGCCGAGCGACCTCGACAGCCCGGTGTTTCACTTCATGCTCAATTTGCTGGAGTGCCGCAAACCGGTGATCGCCGCGGTGGCCGGGGCGGCGGTGGGGATCGGCACGACGCTGTTGCTGCATTGCGATCTGGTGTACGTGGCGCGGGATGCGCGGCTGCGCATGCCGTTCGTCAATCTCGGTTTGTGCCCGGAGTTCGGTTCCAGCCTGATCCTGCCGCGCTTGCTCGGGCAGGCCAAGGCATCGGAGCTGTTGTTGCTGGGTGAAGGCTTCACCGGTGAGCAGGCGGCGCAATGGAGCATCGCAACCGAGGCGCTGGGCAGTGGCGAAGCCGCGTTGGCCAAGGCGCGGGAGATGGCGTTGCGGTTTGACGAGCTGCCGGCCGAGGCGGTGCGGATCAGCAAGCAGTTGATGCGCGCACCGGATCGCGAGTTGATTCGCAAGGTGATCAAGGAGGAGGGCGCGCTGTTCACCCAGCGGTTGCGCTCGCCGGAGGCGTTGGCGGCGTTGACGGGGTTCATCAAACGGCATTGA
- a CDS encoding iron-sulfur-binding ferredoxin reductase, translating to MPELRVGERQWLVAAGSNLLDALNQNGVAVPYSCRAGSCHACLVQCVQGLPADSRPDALSAEQRDQGWRLACQCQVIEDLQVHTFDPVTDGRPATVEALDWLGDSVLRLRLIPQRPLRYSAGQHLVLWAGHVARPYSLASLPEEDRFLEFHLDCRQPGEFSDAARRLQIGDPIRLGELRGGALHYDPDWHDRPLWLLAAGTGLGPLFGVLREALRHDHRGAIRVIHLAHDADGHYLAKPLEALAAQRQNLSVERWTAAELPGALAQLRLVSRQTLALVCGSTASVDAFAKRLFLAGLPRNQLLADVFLSRG from the coding sequence ATGCCTGAACTGCGGGTCGGTGAACGACAGTGGTTGGTGGCGGCGGGCAGCAACCTGCTCGATGCCCTCAATCAGAACGGTGTGGCAGTGCCTTACAGCTGTCGCGCCGGCAGTTGCCACGCGTGTCTGGTGCAATGCGTGCAGGGCTTGCCTGCCGACAGTCGCCCGGATGCCTTGAGCGCCGAGCAACGTGATCAGGGCTGGCGGCTGGCCTGTCAGTGCCAGGTGATTGAGGATTTGCAGGTGCACACCTTCGATCCCGTCACCGATGGTCGCCCGGCCACGGTCGAAGCGCTGGACTGGCTCGGCGACAGCGTGTTGCGCCTGCGCCTGATACCCCAGCGGCCGCTGCGCTACAGTGCCGGCCAGCATCTGGTGCTGTGGGCCGGCCACGTTGCGCGGCCGTATTCGCTGGCCAGCCTGCCGGAAGAAGACCGCTTTCTTGAATTTCACCTCGATTGCCGCCAGCCCGGCGAATTCAGCGATGCCGCGCGCCGCTTGCAGATCGGTGATCCGATCCGTCTCGGTGAACTGCGCGGCGGCGCGCTGCATTACGACCCGGACTGGCACGACCGGCCGTTGTGGCTGCTGGCCGCCGGTACCGGACTCGGCCCGTTGTTCGGCGTGTTGCGCGAGGCCTTGCGTCATGATCATCGGGGCGCCATTCGCGTCATTCACCTGGCTCATGACGCCGACGGGCATTACCTGGCCAAACCCCTTGAAGCGCTGGCCGCGCAGCGGCAAAACCTCAGCGTCGAACGGTGGACCGCGGCCGAGTTGCCGGGCGCTTTGGCGCAACTGCGCCTTGTCTCCCGACAAACCCTGGCCTTAGTCTGCGGATCGACGGCCAGCGTCGACGCGTTTGCCAAGCGTCTGTTCCTGGCCGGACTGCCGCGCAATCAACTGCTGGCCGATGTCTTCCTGAGCCGTGGTTGA
- a CDS encoding sensor domain-containing diguanylate cyclase, whose amino-acid sequence MTHNAIQRLLLKRFALAAATYGLALLLLWLAYFTGHYEDSLAGVAVGSALVVISQAILFAVFFSGCNLRFSDPSLTEAQVLLGLGWQTWLIAHLEEARGEFLVFYVLILLFGLFHLSQRAFVRCAMLVFFSFCAITLWDGYHLHLHDPALSALQACILLIVLAWLVIYARFVQTSRQRMRQRRFALQAHQDTLRGMMRQLEDLVATDELTGLFNRRHFLRLATRELNAMEADVVHGLALIDLDHFKRINDIHGHAAGDQVLQAFAGVAGACLRDGDVLARYGGEEFVVLLPDCNAERLTACCERLRIAFTDVELVGLNVKNLSLSAGMTLLELGDDLDDALQRADQALYRAKRDGRNRCAAAWENVDA is encoded by the coding sequence TTGACCCATAACGCCATTCAACGTCTTTTGCTCAAACGCTTCGCCCTCGCTGCAGCCACCTATGGATTGGCTTTGCTGCTGCTGTGGCTGGCGTATTTCACCGGACATTACGAAGATTCGCTGGCTGGCGTCGCCGTCGGCAGCGCCCTGGTGGTCATCAGCCAGGCAATCCTGTTCGCGGTGTTTTTCTCCGGCTGCAATCTGCGCTTTTCCGACCCGAGCCTGACCGAAGCACAAGTGCTGCTTGGCCTCGGCTGGCAGACGTGGCTGATCGCGCATCTGGAAGAAGCCCGGGGCGAGTTCCTGGTCTTCTATGTGCTGATCCTGCTGTTCGGCCTGTTCCATCTGTCACAGCGGGCGTTCGTACGCTGCGCGATGCTGGTGTTCTTCAGCTTTTGCGCCATCACGCTGTGGGACGGTTACCACTTGCATCTGCACGATCCGGCGCTTTCCGCGTTGCAGGCTTGCATCCTGTTGATCGTGCTGGCGTGGCTGGTGATTTATGCGCGCTTCGTCCAGACCTCGCGCCAACGCATGCGTCAGCGCCGGTTCGCCTTGCAGGCGCATCAGGACACCCTGCGCGGGATGATGCGCCAGCTCGAAGACCTGGTGGCCACCGACGAACTGACCGGGCTGTTCAACCGTCGGCACTTCCTGCGCCTTGCCACCCGCGAGCTGAATGCGATGGAGGCCGACGTGGTGCATGGTCTGGCGCTGATCGACCTCGACCACTTCAAACGCATCAACGACATTCACGGCCACGCCGCTGGCGATCAGGTGTTGCAGGCTTTCGCCGGGGTGGCCGGGGCCTGTCTGCGCGACGGCGATGTCCTGGCGCGATATGGTGGTGAGGAATTCGTGGTGCTGCTGCCCGATTGCAACGCCGAGCGCCTGACCGCCTGTTGCGAACGCCTGCGCATCGCCTTCACCGACGTTGAACTGGTAGGCCTGAATGTGAAAAACCTCAGCCTGTCCGCCGGCATGACCCTGCTGGAACTGGGCGATGATCTGGACGACGCCTTGCAGCGTGCCGATCAGGCGCTGTACCGGGCCAAGCGCGACGGCCGCAATCGTTGCGCAGCGGCATGGGAGAACGTCGATGCCTGA
- a CDS encoding fumarate hydratase has product MTVIKQDDLIQSVADALQFISYYHPVDFIQAMHEAYLREESPAARDSMAQILINSRMCATGHRPICQDTGIVTVFVRVGMDVRWDGATMSLDDMINEGVRRAYNLPENVLRASILADPAGARKNTKDNTPAVIHYSIVPGNTVEVDVAAKGGGSENKSKMAMLNPSDSIVDWVLKTVPTMGAGWCPPGMLGIGIGGTAEKAAVMAKEVLMESIDIHELKARGPQNRIEEMRLELFEKVNQLGIGAQGLGGLTTVLDVKIMDYPTHAASLPVCMIPNCAATRHAHFVLDGSGPASLEAPPLDAYPEIVWEAGPSARRVNLDTLTPEDVQSWKPGETVLLNGKMLTGRDAAHKRMVEMLNKGETLPVDLKGRFIYYVGPVDPVGDEVVGPAGPTTATRMDKFTRQILEQTGLLGMIGKSERGPTAIDAIKDNKAVYLMAVGGAAYLVAQAIKKSKVLAFAELGMEAIYEFEVKDMPVTVAVDSKGESVHITGPAIWQQKISESLAVEVQ; this is encoded by the coding sequence ATGACCGTGATCAAGCAAGACGACCTGATTCAGAGCGTTGCCGACGCCCTGCAGTTCATTTCCTACTACCACCCCGTGGACTTCATCCAGGCGATGCACGAAGCCTACCTGCGCGAAGAATCGCCAGCGGCCCGTGACTCGATGGCGCAGATCCTGATCAACTCGCGCATGTGCGCCACCGGCCATCGGCCGATCTGCCAGGACACCGGCATCGTGACCGTGTTCGTGCGTGTGGGCATGGACGTGCGTTGGGATGGCGCGACCATGAGCCTGGACGACATGATCAACGAAGGCGTGCGTCGCGCCTACAACCTGCCGGAAAACGTCCTGCGTGCTTCGATCCTGGCCGACCCGGCCGGTGCGCGCAAGAACACCAAGGACAACACTCCGGCGGTCATCCACTACTCCATCGTTCCGGGTAACACCGTGGAAGTGGACGTGGCGGCCAAGGGCGGCGGTTCCGAGAACAAGTCGAAAATGGCCATGCTCAACCCGTCCGACTCGATCGTCGACTGGGTACTCAAGACCGTTCCGACCATGGGCGCCGGCTGGTGCCCGCCGGGCATGCTGGGCATCGGCATCGGCGGCACCGCCGAGAAAGCCGCTGTGATGGCGAAAGAAGTGTTGATGGAATCCATCGACATTCACGAGCTCAAAGCCCGTGGCCCGCAGAACCGCATCGAAGAAATGCGTCTGGAGCTGTTCGAGAAGGTCAACCAGCTGGGCATCGGCGCCCAGGGCCTCGGTGGCCTGACCACCGTGCTCGACGTGAAGATCATGGATTACCCGACCCACGCCGCTTCCTTGCCGGTGTGCATGATCCCGAACTGCGCCGCCACCCGCCACGCGCACTTCGTGCTCGACGGTTCCGGCCCGGCCTCGCTGGAAGCGCCACCGCTGGACGCCTACCCGGAAATCGTCTGGGAAGCCGGCCCGTCGGCCCGTCGCGTCAACCTTGACACCCTGACCCCGGAAGACGTGCAGAGCTGGAAGCCGGGCGAAACCGTCCTGCTCAATGGCAAGATGCTCACCGGTCGCGACGCGGCGCACAAACGCATGGTCGAGATGCTGAACAAGGGCGAAACCCTGCCGGTTGATCTGAAAGGCCGCTTCATCTACTACGTCGGCCCGGTTGATCCGGTCGGTGATGAAGTGGTTGGCCCGGCGGGCCCCACCACCGCCACGCGGATGGACAAGTTCACCCGTCAGATCCTCGAGCAGACCGGCCTGTTGGGCATGATCGGCAAGTCCGAGCGCGGCCCGACCGCCATCGACGCGATCAAGGACAACAAAGCCGTGTACCTGATGGCTGTTGGCGGCGCCGCTTACCTGGTGGCGCAAGCGATCAAGAAGTCCAAGGTTCTGGCGTTTGCAGAGCTGGGCATGGAAGCGATCTACGAGTTCGAGGTCAAGGACATGCCGGTCACCGTAGCGGTGGACAGCAAAGGTGAATCGGTACACATCACCGGTCCTGCGATCTGGCAGCAGAAGATCAGCGAAAGCCTGGCGGTGGAAGTGCAGTAA